In the genome of Amia ocellicauda isolate fAmiCal2 chromosome 3, fAmiCal2.hap1, whole genome shotgun sequence, one region contains:
- the LOC136747161 gene encoding olfactory receptor 52J3-like: MENISSNITSILTLRDLNLPPESVYPAFICAMLSYCLIIFCNLVFLLTITIEKRLHEPMYLLLINLPINDLIGSTAFLPQLMNEILSDSRSISYPACVTQAFFIHIYAGGSLLIMTAMAYDRYIAICLPLRYNTIMTNNFLIKIIILVWFSDLILMVVLFYLLLRIPRCRSFISNAYCDNPTLLRLVCADTSINNMYGLFITALLQGVSLVTVIYSYIQILLTCLRNKRSDAKSKAIQTCATHLTVFIILEITGLFTILAYRFEKASPFLRQMFGASSLIIPPALNPIIYGLKTKEIRSKIALIFKRKVSPF, from the coding sequence ATGGAAAACATCTCTTCCAATATAACATCTATTTTAACCCTAAGAGACTTAAATTTACCTCCTGAAAGTGTCTACCCAGCATTTATTTGTGCAATGCTAAGTtactgtttaattattttctgtaaccTAGTTTTTCTTCTCACAATTACTATTGAGAAACGTCTACATGAACCTATGTATCTGCTGCTCATCAATCTACCAATCAATGATCTCATTGGATCCACTGCCTTTCTTCCACAGTTAATGAATGAAATTTTATCCGATTCAAGGTCAATAAGTTACCCAGCCTGTGTCACCCAGGCTTTCTTTATTCACATTTATGCAGGTGGCTCTTTGCTGATAATGACAGCAATGGCATACGATAGATATATAGCCATATGCTTACCTTTACGGTATAATACTATCATGACCAAtaactttttaataaaaataatcatactTGTTTGgttttcagatttaattttgaTGGTTGTGCTTTTTTATCTTCTCCTTCGTATCCCTCGATGTCGATCTTTCATTTCAAATGCTTACTGTGACAATCCAACTCTTCTTAGATTGGTCTGTGCAGACACAAGTATAAATAATATGTATGGGTTGTTTATAACTGCTTTGCTACAAGGGGTTTCTTTAGTTACAGTAATTTATTCATACATTCAAATTCTTCTTACATGTCTAAGAAACAAGCGGTCTGATGCAAAGAGCAAAGCTATTCAGACCTGTGCTACTCACTTAacagttttcattattttagaaATCACAGGACTATTTACAATACTTGCATATCGCTTTGAAAAGGCTTCTCCATTCTTAAGACAAATGTTTGGGGCCTCTAGCTTAATAATTCCCCCAGCACTGAACCCAATTATATATGGCCTAAAAACAAAAGAGATCAGGAGCAAAATAGCACTGATTTTCAAAAGAAAGGTGTCACCTttttaa
- the LOC136747162 gene encoding olfactory receptor 52J3-like has protein sequence MENISSNITSILTLRDLNLPPESVYPAFICAMLSYCLIIFCNLVFLLTITIEKRLHEPMYLLLINLPINDLIGSTAFLPQLMNEILSDSRSISYPACVTQAFFIHIYAGGSLLIMTAMAYDRYIAICLPLRYNTIMTNNFLIKIIILVWFSDLILMVVLFYLLLRIPRCRSFISNAYCDNPTLLRLVCADTSINNMYGLFITALLQGVSLVTVIYSYIQILLTCLRNKRSDAKSKAIQTCATHLTVFIILEITGLFTILAYRFEKASPFLRQMFEAASLIIPPALNPIIYGLKTKEIRSKIALIFSRKVSPF, from the coding sequence ATGGAAAACATCTCTTCCAATATAACATCTATTTTAACCCTAAGAGACTTAAATTTACCTCCTGAAAGTGTCTACCCAGCATTTATTTGTGCAATGCTAAGTtactgtttaattattttctgtaaccTAGTTTTTCTTCTCACAATTACTATTGAGAAACGTCTACATGAACCTATGTATCTGCTGCTCATCAATCTACCAATCAATGATCTCATTGGATCCACTGCCTTTCTTCCACAGTTAATGAATGAAATTTTATCCGATTCAAGGTCAATAAGTTACCCAGCCTGTGTCACCCAGGCTTTCTTTATTCACATTTATGCAGGTGGCTCTTTGCTGATAATGACAGCAATGGCATACGATAGATATATAGCCATATGCTTACCTTTACGGTATAATACTATCATGACCAAtaactttttaataaaaataatcatactTGTTTGgttttcagatttaattttgaTGGTTGTGCTTTTTTATCTTCTCCTTCGTATCCCTCGATGTCGATCTTTCATTTCAAATGCTTACTGTGACAATCCAACTCTTCTTAGATTGGTCTGTGCAGACACAAGTATAAATAATATGTATGGGTTGTTTATAACTGCTTTGCTACAAGGGGTTTCTTTAGTTACAGTAATTTATTCATACATTCAAATTCTTCTTACATGTCTAAGAAACAAGCGGTCTGATGCAAAGAGCAAAGCTATTCAGACCTGTGCTACTCACTTAACAGTTTTCATTATTCTAGAAATCACAGGACTATTTACAATACTTGCATATCGTTTTGAAAAGGCTTCTCCATTCCTAAGACAAATGTTTGAGGCCGCAAGCTTAATAATTCCCCCAGCACTGAACCCAATTATATACGGCCTAAAAACAAAAGAGATCAGGAGCAAAATAGCATTGATTTTCAGTCGAAAGGTGTCACCTTTTTAA
- the LOC136747163 gene encoding olfactory receptor 52J3-like, whose translation MENVSFNITSILTLGALNLPPENIYPAFIFAMLSYCLIIFCNLVILLTITIEKHLHEPMYLLLINLPINDLIGSTAFLPQLMNEIVSDSRSISYPACVTQAFFIHIYAGGTSLILTAMAYDRYIAICLPLRYNTIMTNNFLIKIIILVWFSDLIMIVVLFYLLLRIPRCRSFISNAYCDNPTLLRLVCADTSINNIYGLFITALLQGVSLVTVIYSYLQILLTCLRNKRSDAKSKAIQTCVTHLAVFIILEITGVFTILAYRFEKASPFLRQMFGASSLIIPPALNPIIYGLKTKEIRSKIALIFSRKVSPF comes from the coding sequence ATGGAAAACGTCTCTTTCAATATAACATCTATTTTAACCCTGGGAGCCTTAAATTTACCTCCCGAAAACATCTACCcagcatttatttttgcaatgctAAGTtactgtttaattattttctgtaaccTAGTTATTCTTCTCACAATTACTATTGAGAAACATCTACATGAACCTATGTATCTGCTGCTCATCAATCTACCAATCAATGATCTCATTGGATCCACTGCCTTTCTTCCACAGTTAATGAATGAAATTGTATCTGATTCAAGGTCAATAAGTTACCCAGCCTGTGTCACCCAGGCTTTCTTCATTCACATTTATGCCGGTGGCACATCACTGATTCTGACAGCAATGGCATACGATAGATATATAGCCATATGCTTACCTTTACGGTATAATACTATCATGACCAAtaactttttaataaaaattATCATACTTGTTTGGTTTTCAGATTTAATTATGATAGTCGTGCTTTTTTATCTTCTCCTTCGTATCCCTCGATGCAGATCTTTCATTTCAAATGCTTACTGTGACAATCCAACTCTTCTTAGATTGGTCTGTGCAGACACaagtataaataatatttatggGTTGTTTATAACTGCTTTGCTACAAGGGGTTTCTTTAGTTACAGTAATTTATTCATACCTTCAAATTCTTCTTACATGTCTTAGAAACAAGCGGTCTGATGCAAAGAGCAAAGCTATTCAGACCTGTGTGACTCACTTAGCAGTTTTCATTATCCTAGAAATTACAGGTGTTTTTACAATACTTGCATATCGTTTTGAAAAGGCTTCTCCATTCCTAAGACAAATGTTTGGGGCCTCTAGCTTAATAATTCCCCCAGCACTGAACCCAATTATTTACGGCCTAAAAACAAAAGAGATCAGAAGCAAAATAGCATTGATTTTCAGTAGAAAGGTGTCACccttttaa